One genomic window of Pseudomonas sp. LFM046 includes the following:
- a CDS encoding peptidylprolyl isomerase: MAKALARHILVKTEAEAEQLKKRLEKGEDFAVLAKKHSICPSAKRGGDLGEVRPGQMVRVIDQVIFKKPVRVIHGPVKSQFGYHLVQVFFRE; this comes from the coding sequence ATGGCCAAGGCCCTTGCCCGCCATATCCTGGTCAAGACCGAGGCGGAAGCCGAACAGCTGAAAAAGCGCCTGGAAAAGGGCGAAGACTTCGCCGTCCTGGCGAAGAAGCACTCCATCTGCCCCTCCGCCAAGCGTGGCGGCGACCTGGGCGAAGTCCGTCCCGGCCAGATGGTGCGTGTGATCGATCAGGTGATTTTCAAGAAGCCCGTACGCGTCATCCATGGCCCGGTGAAGAGCCAGTTCGGCTATCACCTGGTGCAGGTGTTCTTTCGCGAGTGA
- a CDS encoding acetyl-CoA C-acetyltransferase, protein MQDVVIVAATRTAIGSFQGALSNIPAHELGAAVIRQLLAQTGLKGEQVDEVILGQVLTTGAGQNPARRASILAGLPVEVPAMTLNKLCGSGLKALHLGIQAIRCGDAEVIIAGGQESMSLAPYFLPAARTGMRMGHAKVLDTLIHDGLTDAFNDYHMGVTAENLAEKYGISREAQDAFAAASQQKASAAIEAGRFKDEITPILIPQKKGDPVAFDTDEGPRAGTTAESLAKLKPAFKKDGSVTAGNASSINDGAAAVVLMSAAKAEALGLPVLARIKGYANAGVDPSIMGIGPVSATRRCLEKAGWSLDDLDLIEANEAFAAQALSVGQELGWDMAKVNVNGGAIALGHPIGASGCRVLVTLLHEMIKRDAKKGLATLCIGGGMGVAIAIER, encoded by the coding sequence ATGCAAGACGTCGTTATCGTCGCCGCCACCCGTACCGCCATCGGCAGCTTCCAGGGTGCCCTGTCGAACATCCCCGCCCACGAACTGGGCGCCGCCGTGATCCGCCAGCTGCTGGCGCAGACCGGCCTCAAGGGCGAGCAGGTGGATGAAGTCATCCTGGGTCAGGTCCTCACCACTGGTGCTGGCCAGAACCCGGCACGTCGCGCCTCCATCCTCGCCGGCCTGCCCGTCGAGGTGCCGGCGATGACCCTGAACAAGCTCTGCGGCTCCGGCCTCAAGGCCCTGCACCTGGGCATCCAGGCCATCCGTTGCGGCGACGCCGAGGTGATCATCGCCGGTGGCCAGGAAAGCATGAGCCTCGCTCCCTACTTCCTGCCGGCCGCCCGTACCGGCATGCGCATGGGCCACGCCAAAGTGCTGGACACCCTGATCCACGACGGCCTGACCGACGCCTTCAACGACTATCACATGGGCGTGACCGCCGAGAACCTGGCCGAGAAGTACGGCATCAGCCGTGAGGCCCAGGACGCGTTCGCCGCGGCTTCCCAGCAGAAGGCCTCCGCCGCCATCGAAGCCGGTCGCTTCAAGGACGAGATCACCCCGATCCTGATCCCGCAGAAGAAGGGCGATCCCGTCGCTTTCGATACCGATGAAGGCCCGCGCGCCGGCACCACCGCCGAGTCCCTGGCCAAGCTCAAGCCTGCCTTCAAGAAGGACGGCAGCGTGACCGCCGGCAACGCCTCCTCCATCAACGACGGCGCCGCCGCCGTGGTCCTGATGAGCGCCGCCAAGGCCGAGGCCCTGGGCCTGCCGGTGCTGGCCCGCATCAAGGGCTACGCCAATGCCGGCGTTGACCCGTCGATCATGGGCATCGGCCCGGTGAGCGCTACCCGTCGTTGCCTGGAAAAGGCTGGCTGGAGCCTGGACGACCTGGACCTGATCGAAGCCAACGAAGCCTTCGCCGCACAGGCCCTGTCGGTCGGCCAGGAACTGGGCTGGGACATGGCCAAGGTCAACGTCAACGGTGGCGCCATCGCCCTCGGCCACCCCATCGGCGCTTCGGGCTGCCGCGTGCTGGTGACCCTGCTGCACGAGATGATCAAGCGCGATGCCAAGAAAGGTCTGGCGACCCTCTGCATCGGCGGCGGCATGGGCGTGGCGATTGCCATCGAGCGCTGA
- a CDS encoding DJ-1/PfpI family protein, with protein sequence MRIAVLTFEGFNELDSFVAAGLLNRMRGQGWQAEITAPAEYVTSMNGVRVQAQQPLEFANEADVVLFGSGILTRDIAKDRSILDRLQLDPQRQLIGSQCSGALLMAKLGLLGSLPACTDLTTKPWVIDAGVQVLDQPFFASGNLATAGGCLSAPYLAAWVIAKLAGEDACAAALHYVAPVGEKESFVERALGVIRPYL encoded by the coding sequence ATGCGAATCGCCGTACTGACGTTCGAAGGCTTCAACGAGCTGGATTCCTTCGTAGCCGCCGGCCTGCTCAACCGCATGCGCGGGCAGGGCTGGCAGGCGGAAATCACCGCACCTGCGGAGTACGTCACCTCGATGAACGGGGTGCGGGTCCAGGCCCAGCAGCCACTGGAATTCGCCAACGAGGCTGACGTGGTGCTGTTCGGCAGCGGCATCCTCACCCGTGACATCGCCAAGGACCGCAGCATCCTCGACCGCCTGCAGCTTGACCCGCAGCGCCAATTGATCGGCTCGCAATGCTCCGGTGCGTTGCTGATGGCCAAACTCGGCCTGCTCGGCAGCCTGCCGGCCTGTACCGACCTCACCACCAAGCCCTGGGTGATCGACGCCGGCGTCCAGGTGCTGGACCAGCCCTTTTTTGCCAGTGGCAACCTGGCCACTGCCGGTGGCTGCCTGTCCGCGCCTTATCTTGCGGCCTGGGTGATCGCCAAGCTGGCTGGCGAAGACGCTTGCGCCGCCGCGCTGCATTACGTGGCGCCGGTGGGGGAGAAAGAGTCGTTCGTGGAGCGGGCGCTGGGCGTGATCAGGCCGTATTTGTAA
- a CDS encoding LysR family transcriptional regulator: MTIKQLRAFLAVAQSLSFAQACERLHLSQPALSLAIKNLEESLGGQLLVRTTRSVALTPEGETLLPIARRLLADWDNAEELLRQHFTLQLGKVSIAAMPSFAGNLLPAALKAFRDQHPKVNVAVHDVINEQVLEMVRNRRVELGIAFEPDSLDGLDFTPFYTDRFVAVVPADCALAGREELTWAQLLEQPFITLQRPSTVRLMLEEIVAVEHGKLPVAFESHQLATIGRMVAQGLGVSAVPSLCVRQMQELGARCVALGSPQLERRVGLFRLSDHKLSAAAQAMSDVLLRVLDWNRLDLPPP; encoded by the coding sequence ATGACCATCAAGCAGCTCCGCGCCTTCCTTGCCGTGGCCCAGAGCCTGAGCTTCGCCCAGGCCTGCGAGCGGCTGCACCTGTCCCAACCTGCCCTGAGCCTGGCCATCAAGAACCTGGAAGAGTCCCTCGGCGGCCAGTTGCTGGTACGCACCACCCGCAGCGTCGCCCTCACCCCCGAGGGCGAAACCCTGCTGCCCATCGCCCGACGCTTGCTGGCGGACTGGGACAACGCCGAGGAGCTGCTGCGCCAGCACTTCACCCTGCAACTGGGCAAGGTGTCCATCGCCGCCATGCCGTCCTTCGCCGGCAACCTGCTGCCGGCGGCGCTCAAGGCCTTCCGCGACCAGCACCCCAAGGTCAACGTGGCGGTCCACGACGTGATCAACGAGCAGGTGCTGGAAATGGTGCGCAATCGTCGGGTGGAGCTGGGCATCGCCTTCGAGCCGGATTCCCTCGACGGGCTGGACTTCACCCCCTTCTACACCGACCGTTTCGTTGCCGTGGTGCCGGCGGACTGCGCGCTGGCGGGCCGCGAGGAACTGACCTGGGCGCAACTGCTGGAGCAACCGTTCATCACCTTGCAGCGGCCCTCCACGGTGCGTCTGATGCTGGAAGAGATCGTCGCGGTGGAGCACGGCAAGCTGCCGGTAGCCTTTGAAAGCCACCAGTTGGCGACTATCGGCAGGATGGTCGCCCAGGGCCTTGGGGTCAGCGCCGTGCCCAGCCTCTGTGTCCGCCAGATGCAGGAGCTGGGCGCCCGTTGCGTGGCCCTCGGCTCGCCCCAACTGGAGCGACGCGTGGGCCTGTTCCGGCTGTCGGACCACAAGCTGTCCGCCGCCGCCCAGGCCATGAGCGACGTCCTGCTGCGCGTGCTCGACTGGAACCGTCTCGACCTGCCCCCGCCATGA
- a CDS encoding acetoacetate--CoA ligase, which translates to MDQPIWTPSPLRIAATRMDAFRRQVNQRHGLDLADYPALHAWSLDRREAFWQAVVEFFDIRFHTPPGAVLEEGAAMPSAHWFPGATLNFAEHLLRRRDDHPALVAVGEDGSRVQLSHAELAAHVAGLQQSLKAAGVGVGDRIAAFMPNVWQTVVGMLAATSLGATWSSCSPDFGTHGVIDRFGQIEPKVLIASAGYLYAGNPIDLTAKLNEILERMPWLEQLVVVPGTRRNAGVTDFTSRARIALWDDFYQAVGEPVFTPVPFDQPLYVLYSSGTTGVPKCIVHGVGGTLLQHVKEHGLHCDLSASDTLFYFTTCGWMMWNWLVSGLALGATVVLYDGSPFHPGPERLMDLIDAEGISIFGASAKYLAALEKAGAKPRQSHRLERLKAVLSTGSPLAHESFEYVYRDIKDDLCLSSISGGTDIVSCFALGNPVLPVWRGELQCKGLGMDVQVWNDDGRRVFGEKGELVCARHFPSMPIGFWNDPDGAKFKAAYFDTFPGVWAHGDYAEETPHGGLVIHGRSDAVLNPGGVRIGTAEIYRQVEKVEQVLESIAISQDWEGDVRVVLFVRLRDGVVLDDTLRDRIRKVIRTNTSPRHVPAKIIAVADIPRTLSGKIVELAVRNVVHGKPVKNTDALANPQALELFRDLDELKR; encoded by the coding sequence ATGGACCAGCCAATCTGGACGCCCAGCCCGTTGCGGATCGCCGCGACCCGCATGGATGCCTTCCGCCGCCAGGTCAACCAGCGTCACGGCCTGGACCTGGCCGACTACCCTGCCCTGCACGCCTGGAGCCTGGATCGCCGTGAAGCCTTCTGGCAGGCCGTGGTGGAGTTCTTCGATATCCGTTTCCACACCCCGCCCGGCGCCGTGCTGGAAGAAGGCGCCGCCATGCCCAGCGCCCACTGGTTCCCTGGAGCGACCCTGAATTTCGCCGAGCACCTGCTGCGCCGCCGCGACGACCATCCCGCCCTGGTGGCGGTAGGCGAAGACGGCAGCCGCGTGCAATTGAGCCATGCCGAGCTGGCCGCCCATGTGGCCGGCCTGCAGCAGAGTCTTAAGGCCGCCGGCGTGGGCGTCGGCGATCGGATCGCGGCCTTCATGCCCAACGTCTGGCAAACCGTGGTGGGCATGCTGGCGGCCACCAGCCTGGGGGCCACCTGGTCGTCCTGCTCGCCGGATTTCGGCACCCACGGCGTGATCGACCGCTTCGGGCAGATCGAGCCCAAGGTGCTGATCGCCTCCGCCGGCTACCTCTACGCCGGCAACCCGATCGACCTGACCGCCAAGCTCAATGAAATCCTCGAACGCATGCCCTGGCTGGAACAGCTTGTGGTGGTCCCCGGCACCCGACGCAACGCCGGCGTGACGGACTTCACCAGCCGCGCCCGCATCGCCCTGTGGGACGACTTCTACCAGGCCGTCGGCGAGCCCGTGTTCACCCCCGTGCCCTTCGATCAGCCGCTGTACGTCCTCTATTCGAGCGGCACCACGGGCGTGCCCAAGTGCATCGTCCATGGGGTGGGCGGCACCCTGCTCCAGCATGTGAAGGAGCACGGCCTGCACTGCGACCTGTCCGCGTCGGACACGCTGTTCTACTTCACCACCTGCGGCTGGATGATGTGGAACTGGCTGGTTTCCGGCCTGGCCCTGGGCGCCACCGTGGTGCTGTACGACGGTTCCCCCTTCCACCCCGGCCCCGAGCGCCTGATGGACCTGATCGATGCCGAAGGCATCAGCATCTTCGGCGCCAGCGCCAAGTACCTGGCCGCCCTGGAAAAGGCTGGCGCCAAGCCGCGCCAGAGCCACCGCCTGGAGCGCCTCAAGGCGGTGCTTTCCACCGGCTCGCCGCTGGCCCACGAGAGCTTCGAGTACGTGTACCGCGATATCAAGGACGACCTGTGCCTGTCGTCCATCTCCGGCGGCACCGACATCGTCTCCTGCTTCGCCCTGGGCAACCCGGTGCTGCCGGTATGGCGCGGCGAGTTGCAGTGCAAGGGCCTGGGCATGGATGTGCAGGTGTGGAACGACGACGGCAGGCGGGTGTTCGGCGAGAAAGGCGAACTGGTCTGCGCCCGGCACTTTCCCTCCATGCCGATCGGCTTCTGGAACGACCCGGACGGGGCAAAGTTCAAGGCCGCCTACTTCGACACCTTCCCCGGCGTCTGGGCCCACGGCGACTATGCCGAGGAAACCCCGCACGGCGGCCTGGTGATCCATGGCCGCTCCGACGCCGTGCTGAACCCCGGCGGCGTGCGGATCGGCACCGCGGAAATCTACCGCCAGGTGGAAAAGGTGGAACAGGTGCTGGAGTCCATCGCCATCAGCCAGGACTGGGAAGGCGATGTGCGAGTGGTGCTCTTTGTCCGCCTGCGGGACGGCGTGGTGCTGGACGACACACTACGGGATCGCATCCGCAAGGTGATTCGCACCAACACCTCGCCGCGCCATGTGCCGGCGAAGATCATCGCTGTTGCCGACATCCCCCGCACCTTGAGCGGCAAGATCGTGGAACTGGCCGTGCGCAATGTGGTGCATGGCAAGCCGGTGAAGAACACCGACGCCCTGGCCAATCCGCAGGCGCTGGAGTTGTTTCGGGACCTGGACGAGCTCAAGCGCTGA
- a CDS encoding CoA transferase subunit A gives MSGLDKRVSSYEEALDGLTDNMTVLSGGFGICGIPENLIAEIRRRGVKGLTVVSNNCGIDGFGLGVLLEDRQIRKMIASYVGENALFEKQLLSGELEVELTPQGTLAEKLRAGGAGIPAFFTATGYGTPVAEGKEVREFNGRPHILEPSITGDFAIVKGWKADHFGNVIYRHTAQNFNPMVATAGRITVVEVEEIVEPGELDPAQIHTPGIYVDRIICGTFEKRIEKRTVRS, from the coding sequence ATGAGCGGACTCGACAAACGCGTGAGCTCTTACGAAGAGGCCCTGGACGGCCTGACTGACAACATGACCGTCCTGTCTGGCGGCTTCGGCATCTGCGGTATCCCCGAGAACCTCATCGCCGAAATTCGCCGCCGTGGCGTCAAGGGCCTCACCGTGGTCTCCAACAACTGCGGCATCGACGGCTTCGGCCTCGGCGTGCTGCTGGAAGACCGCCAGATCCGCAAGATGATCGCCTCCTACGTTGGCGAGAACGCGCTGTTCGAAAAGCAGCTGCTGAGCGGCGAGCTGGAAGTGGAACTGACGCCCCAGGGCACCCTGGCTGAGAAGCTCCGCGCTGGCGGCGCCGGCATTCCGGCCTTCTTCACCGCCACCGGCTATGGCACCCCGGTTGCCGAAGGCAAGGAAGTGCGCGAGTTCAACGGTCGCCCCCACATCCTCGAGCCCTCCATCACCGGCGACTTCGCCATCGTCAAAGGCTGGAAGGCCGACCACTTCGGCAACGTGATCTACCGCCACACCGCGCAGAACTTCAACCCGATGGTGGCCACCGCCGGCCGCATCACCGTGGTCGAGGTGGAAGAAATCGTCGAGCCGGGCGAACTGGACCCGGCCCAGATCCACACCCCGGGCATCTACGTGGACCGCATCATTTGCGGGACCTTCGAGAAGCGCATCGAGAAGCGCACCGTCCGCTCCTGA
- a CDS encoding PilT/PilU family type 4a pilus ATPase — protein sequence MDLSAMLKILATQDGSDLYLSTGAPPCAKFNGLLRPLSNEPLKAGDVARVAESIMDAEQRAEFDRELEMNLAISLPNIGRFRINIFRQRNEVSIVARNIKLDIPRFEDLKLPEVLLKMVMEKRGLVLFVGGTGSGKSTSLAALIDYRNRNSGGHIITIEDPVEYVHRHKKSIINQREVGVDTRSFHAALKNTLRQAPDVILIGEIRDRETMEHALAFADTGHLAISTLHANNANQALDRIINFFPEERRPQLLNDLGNNLKAFVSQRLVRTQDGKRRAAVEVLLGTSTISDLIKRGEFHSIKEIMEKSRGLGMQTFDQALFDLVVEGAIPEEEAIKNADSANNLRLKLKLYREDPVNQPAEATASPVAAATRSEDSSWGGMELKLEELDEDEEEEPGPR from the coding sequence ATGGACCTCTCCGCAATGCTGAAAATCCTGGCCACCCAGGATGGCTCCGACCTCTATCTGTCCACCGGCGCGCCGCCCTGTGCCAAGTTCAACGGGCTGTTGCGGCCGCTGAGCAACGAACCGCTCAAGGCCGGGGATGTGGCGAGGGTCGCCGAGTCGATCATGGACGCCGAGCAGCGCGCCGAATTCGACCGCGAACTGGAGATGAACCTGGCCATCTCGCTGCCCAATATCGGCCGCTTCCGGATCAACATCTTCCGCCAGCGCAACGAAGTCTCCATCGTGGCGCGGAACATCAAGCTGGACATCCCGCGCTTCGAGGACCTCAAGCTGCCCGAAGTGCTGCTGAAAATGGTGATGGAGAAGCGCGGCCTGGTGCTCTTCGTCGGCGGCACCGGCTCCGGCAAATCCACCTCCCTGGCGGCGCTGATCGATTACCGCAACCGCAATAGCGGCGGCCACATCATCACCATCGAAGACCCGGTGGAATACGTGCACCGGCACAAGAAGTCGATCATCAACCAGCGCGAGGTGGGGGTGGACACCCGCAGCTTCCACGCCGCCCTGAAAAACACCCTGCGCCAGGCCCCGGACGTGATCCTGATCGGCGAGATCCGCGACCGCGAGACCATGGAACACGCCCTGGCCTTCGCCGACACCGGCCACCTGGCCATCTCTACACTGCACGCCAACAACGCCAACCAGGCGCTGGACCGCATCATCAACTTCTTCCCCGAAGAGCGCCGCCCGCAGCTGCTCAACGACCTGGGCAACAACCTCAAGGCCTTCGTTTCCCAGCGCCTGGTACGGACCCAGGACGGCAAGCGCCGGGCCGCGGTGGAAGTGCTGCTGGGCACCTCCACCATCAGCGACCTGATCAAGCGCGGCGAATTCCACTCCATCAAGGAGATCATGGAGAAGTCCCGTGGCCTGGGCATGCAGACCTTCGACCAGGCGCTGTTCGACCTGGTGGTGGAGGGCGCCATTCCCGAGGAGGAGGCGATCAAGAACGCCGACTCGGCCAACAACTTGCGCCTGAAGCTCAAGCTGTACCGGGAAGACCCGGTTAACCAGCCAGCGGAAGCCACTGCCAGCCCGGTTGCCGCAGCCACCCGCAGCGAGGACTCCAGCTGGGGCGGCATGGAGCTGAAGCTGGAAGAGTTGGACGAGGACGAGGAAGAAGAGCCCGGGCCGAGGTAA
- a CDS encoding BPSL0761 family protein encodes MNHSNKRTESVIQTWDFLIGLTRDTDLPEAVREEVSSLLRNYPYPTLANPLLLGARETHRRGEGYWNSPIEP; translated from the coding sequence ATGAACCATTCGAACAAGCGCACTGAATCGGTCATCCAGACGTGGGACTTCCTGATTGGGCTGACCCGTGACACTGATCTGCCAGAGGCCGTCCGGGAAGAGGTCAGCTCTCTGTTGAGGAACTACCCGTATCCCACGCTGGCCAACCCATTGCTGCTTGGGGCGCGGGAAACACATCGGCGAGGGGAGGGGTACTGGAATTCGCCCATCGAGCCGTGA
- a CDS encoding ABC-F family ATPase yields the protein MISTANITMQFGPKPLFENVSVKFGNGNRYGLIGANGCGKSTFMKILGGELEPSGGQVMLETNTRLGKLRQDQFAYEDFSVIDTVIMGHAELWKVKAERDRIYSLPEMSEEDGMAVAELEVHFAEMDGYTAESRAGELLLGVGIPLDQHFGPMSAVAPGWKLRVLLAQALFSDPDVLLLDEPTNHLDINTIRWLEGVLTTRNSTMIIISHDRHFLNSVCTHMADLDYGELRLFPGNYDEYMTAAEQARERLLSDNAKKKAQIAELQTFVSRFSANASKAKQATSRAKQIDKIQLEEVKPSSRVSPFIRFEQYKKLHRQAVTLEKVSQGFDGTPLFKNLSMQIEAGERVAIIGPNGIGKTTLLRTLVGEMTAMNGEVKWTESADVGYFAQDHAEDFEDDITLFDWMSQWTQGGEQLVRGTLGRMLFSNDEIKKSVKVISGGEQGRMLFGKLILKKPNVLVMDEPTNHLDMESIEALNLALENYPGTLIFVSHDREFVGSLATRIIELTENGVTDFSGTYDDYLRSQGVIV from the coding sequence TTGATCTCCACCGCCAACATCACCATGCAGTTCGGCCCCAAGCCGCTGTTCGAGAACGTTTCCGTCAAGTTCGGCAACGGCAACCGCTACGGCCTGATCGGCGCCAACGGCTGCGGCAAGTCGACCTTCATGAAGATCCTCGGCGGCGAGCTGGAGCCGTCGGGTGGCCAGGTGATGCTGGAGACCAATACCCGCCTCGGCAAGCTGCGCCAGGACCAGTTCGCCTACGAAGACTTCAGCGTCATCGACACCGTGATCATGGGCCACGCAGAGCTCTGGAAGGTGAAGGCTGAACGCGACCGCATCTACTCGCTGCCGGAAATGAGCGAGGAAGACGGCATGGCCGTGGCCGAACTGGAAGTGCATTTCGCCGAAATGGATGGCTACACCGCGGAATCCCGCGCCGGCGAACTCCTGCTGGGCGTGGGCATTCCGCTGGACCAGCACTTCGGCCCCATGAGCGCCGTGGCTCCCGGCTGGAAGCTGCGTGTGCTGCTGGCCCAGGCGCTGTTCTCCGATCCGGACGTGCTGCTGCTGGACGAACCCACCAACCACCTGGACATCAACACCATCCGCTGGCTGGAAGGCGTGCTGACCACGCGTAACTCCACCATGATCATCATTTCCCACGATCGTCACTTCCTGAACAGCGTCTGCACCCACATGGCCGACCTGGACTACGGCGAGCTGCGCCTGTTCCCGGGCAACTACGACGAGTACATGACCGCCGCCGAACAGGCCCGCGAACGTCTGCTGTCGGACAACGCCAAGAAGAAGGCACAGATCGCCGAGCTGCAGACCTTCGTCAGCCGCTTCTCCGCCAACGCCTCGAAGGCCAAGCAGGCCACTTCCCGCGCCAAGCAGATCGACAAGATCCAGCTGGAAGAGGTCAAACCGTCCAGCCGCGTGAGCCCCTTCATCCGCTTCGAGCAGTACAAGAAGCTGCACCGCCAGGCGGTAACCCTGGAGAAAGTGAGCCAGGGCTTCGACGGCACCCCGCTGTTCAAGAACCTGTCCATGCAGATCGAAGCCGGCGAGCGCGTGGCCATCATCGGCCCGAACGGCATCGGCAAGACCACCCTGCTGCGCACCCTGGTGGGTGAAATGACCGCGATGAACGGCGAGGTGAAGTGGACCGAGAGCGCCGACGTGGGTTACTTCGCCCAGGACCACGCCGAGGACTTCGAGGACGACATCACCCTGTTCGACTGGATGTCCCAGTGGACCCAGGGCGGCGAGCAGCTGGTACGCGGCACCCTCGGCCGCATGCTGTTCTCCAACGACGAGATCAAGAAGTCGGTGAAGGTGATCTCCGGTGGTGAGCAGGGCCGCATGCTGTTCGGCAAGCTGATCCTGAAGAAGCCCAACGTGCTGGTGATGGACGAACCGACCAACCACCTGGACATGGAATCCATCGAGGCCCTCAACCTGGCCCTGGAGAACTACCCGGGCACCCTGATCTTCGTCAGCCATGACCGCGAGTTCGTCGGCTCCCTGGCCACCCGCATCATCGAGCTGACCGAGAACGGCGTGACCGACTTCAGCGGCACCTATGACGACTACCTGCGCAGCCAGGGTGTGATTGTCTGA
- a CDS encoding FMN-dependent NADH-azoreductase, with amino-acid sequence MKLLHLDSSILGDASASRQLSRAVINAWQAAEPAAKVTYRDLAGDALSHLSALSLVAGGTPAELRDAAQKHEAELGEATLNEFLAADAIVIGAPMYNFTIPSQLKSWIDRIAVAGKTFRYTENGPEGLAGGKKVVIVSTAGGIHSGQVSGQAHEDYLKLVLNFLGVTDIEIVRAEGLAYGEEPRANALKAANEQIGELFATA; translated from the coding sequence ATGAAGCTCCTGCACCTCGACTCCAGCATCCTCGGCGACGCCTCCGCCTCCCGCCAGCTCAGCCGCGCCGTGATCAACGCCTGGCAAGCCGCCGAGCCGGCCGCCAAGGTCACCTATCGCGACCTGGCCGGCGACGCCCTGAGCCACCTGTCCGCCCTGAGCCTGGTGGCTGGCGGTACCCCGGCTGAACTGCGCGACGCCGCGCAGAAGCACGAAGCCGAACTGGGTGAGGCCACCCTCAACGAATTCCTGGCTGCCGACGCCATCGTCATCGGCGCGCCGATGTACAACTTCACCATCCCGAGCCAGCTGAAATCCTGGATCGACCGCATCGCCGTCGCCGGCAAGACCTTCCGCTACACCGAGAACGGCCCTGAAGGCCTGGCCGGTGGCAAGAAGGTGGTGATCGTCTCCACCGCCGGTGGCATCCATTCCGGCCAGGTCAGCGGCCAGGCCCATGAGGACTACCTGAAGCTGGTGCTGAACTTCCTCGGCGTGACCGACATCGAAATCGTCCGCGCCGAAGGCCTGGCCTACGGCGAAGAGCCCCGCGCCAACGCCCTCAAGGCTGCCAACGAGCAGATCGGCGAGCTGTTCGCCACTGCCTGA
- a CDS encoding CoA transferase subunit B, translating to MALTREQMAQRVARELKDGYYVNLGIGIPTLVANYVPEGMQVMLQSENGLLGMGAFPTEDEVDADMINAGKQTVTAVKGASIFSSAESFAMIRGGHVDLTVLGAFEVDVHGNIASWMIPGKLVKGMGGAMDLVAGADNIIVTMTHASKDGESKLLERCELPLTGAGCIRKVLTDLAYLEIENGAFILRETAPGVSIAEIAEKTAGRLIIPDDVVEMTF from the coding sequence ATGGCACTGACCCGCGAACAGATGGCCCAGCGCGTGGCCCGCGAACTGAAAGACGGTTACTACGTGAACCTGGGTATCGGTATTCCGACCCTGGTGGCCAACTACGTACCCGAAGGCATGCAAGTGATGCTGCAGTCCGAGAACGGCCTGCTGGGTATGGGCGCCTTCCCCACTGAAGACGAAGTGGACGCCGACATGATCAACGCCGGCAAGCAGACCGTCACCGCGGTCAAGGGCGCGTCGATCTTCTCTTCGGCCGAGTCCTTCGCGATGATCCGCGGCGGCCACGTTGACCTGACCGTGCTCGGCGCCTTTGAAGTGGACGTCCACGGCAACATCGCCTCCTGGATGATCCCCGGCAAGCTGGTCAAGGGCATGGGCGGCGCCATGGACCTGGTGGCCGGCGCCGACAACATCATCGTCACCATGACCCACGCCTCCAAGGACGGCGAGTCCAAGCTGCTGGAGCGTTGCGAGCTGCCGCTGACCGGCGCCGGCTGCATCCGCAAGGTGCTGACCGACCTGGCCTACCTGGAGATCGAGAACGGCGCCTTCATCCTGCGTGAAACCGCGCCGGGCGTGAGCATCGCCGAAATCGCCGAGAAGACCGCCGGCCGCCTGATCATCCCGGACGACGTCGTCGAAATGACGTTCTGA
- a CDS encoding DUF1993 domain-containing protein, with amino-acid sequence MSLSMYEASLPVLARMLGNLSNILKKAEANAQARGIEPKVLIESRLAPDMYPLARQVQIASDMAKGCAARLAGVEVPSWADTETSFEELQARITKTLDFIKGIDASQLDGSESRTVVLKMRSGEISFSGRDYLLGFAMPNFYFHITAAYAILRHNGVDVGKMDYLGGV; translated from the coding sequence ATGTCCCTGTCCATGTACGAGGCCTCCCTCCCGGTACTGGCGCGCATGCTCGGCAACCTGTCCAACATCCTCAAGAAGGCCGAGGCCAATGCCCAGGCGCGCGGCATCGAACCCAAGGTACTGATCGAGTCGCGCCTCGCGCCGGACATGTATCCCCTGGCGCGCCAGGTGCAAATCGCCAGCGACATGGCCAAGGGTTGCGCTGCGCGCCTGGCCGGCGTCGAGGTGCCCAGCTGGGCTGACACCGAAACCAGCTTCGAGGAGTTGCAGGCGCGCATCACCAAGACCCTGGACTTCATCAAGGGCATCGATGCCAGCCAGTTGGACGGCAGCGAAAGCCGCACGGTGGTCCTGAAGATGCGCAGTGGCGAGATCAGCTTCAGCGGCCGCGACTACCTGCTGGGCTTCGCCATGCCGAACTTCTATTTCCACATCACCGCCGCCTACGCGATCTTGCGCCACAACGGCGTGGACGTCGGCAAGATGGATTACCTGGGCGGCGTCTGA